Part of the Pseudoliparis swirei isolate HS2019 ecotype Mariana Trench chromosome 18, NWPU_hadal_v1, whole genome shotgun sequence genome is shown below.
AGCGAAGTTACTTACAGAAGCACATTGGATTTCATTGAAAGATGTAGTGTTATGTGAATCTTCAAGTTACCGCCCTGTGACATGTATCTGTATATTTAGGGTTCTGTTAACCCGTCTTCTATCCTGAAAATCAACAAGACTTGAACTAGAGGTCGTCACCAAAACGTTTTATTAATTACCACTTCCGGTTCTTTTTGGACGAAACTACGAGATCATCTGATGAACTGCCCACGTCCAACTGCAtcgtgtttattatggtcttcAACAAAGAGAATGGGTCTGAGCTGCGGATCTACGCTTGGATTCGCACAGCTTCCGCAGTTCTGTCGCACTGTCTCTGCGTCGTCTTCACTGTGTTCGTCGCAGTTCTGTCCCGACCGGGTACAAGTGAGTGCTCTTAGCGTTCAAACATTTGGTAGCGTGTTACTTGTTGGTATACTATTTTTCCTTttgatttgtttctttgtttgatcTGTTGGTTTTATTTAAGGTTGGTTTTCCTGGCATCCTTTCTTGATGACACTAGCAGTAAGttgaacacttttattttaaatatgtatcgGCTGTTAACAAGATCATTTCAATTGAATTTGAAAGTGTAAAGTGTGTTGTACATTCAATATTGTATGGACAAATCAACAATGATAATGCGGTACAgccatatttatgtatgtattcctTTTCCCAATAGTTCTCCTTCTTCATGACAGAAGCTATACTTATTTTCTCCCCCTATGGCTCCCTCTTGAAGAAGTTCTCACACAAGACCAAAGGTCGCATCCACTGGTTCCTGcaggtcctctgtgtgtcctgtgcagTCCTGGGTCTGGCAGcaagacctcacatcggaccaggaaaaactcccaaataacccttaagGGGGAAAccaagggaagaaaccttcaagagagcaacagaggaggatccctctcctaggatggacagatgcaatagatgtaatgtgtacagaaggacagatttagagttaaaatacattcaatgaatatgacagagtgtatgaatagttcatagtaggcatattccacgatggagacctccacgatccatcaggcagatggcggtggggaggaggagtgggcggagtctcaacaggacaggggcgtagtcatgagcaggaattccacgtcCCAGGCGTTCCATccggcagatgggatctatgccgtctcatagggtccgatgaccccatgagccGTCAATTCAacaggacttccggggagaaggCGGAGTTGGTAACGTGTGAGTGAGAGATGACAATGCATCctcaaggag
Proteins encoded:
- the LOC130207924 gene encoding transmembrane reductase CYB561D2-like — its product is MVFNKENGSELRIYAWIRTASAVLSHCLCVVFTVFVAVLSRPGTSWFSWHPFLMTLAFSFFMTEAILIFSPYGSLLKKFSHKTKGRIHWFLQVLCVSCAVLGLAARPHIGPGKTPK